The window TCAAATGGGGTTTAATCGAAGGATAAACCAAGTGGCAAGGACCTATGTTCTAACAGGCATAGATACTTCTCAAAACCCAATCGTAGTTGTTCTTTCTGAAGAGGGTGAGAATCACTTTTCAGTGGTAACGGTGATGCCACCCACAGACCAGTCCAGATTTATCGATTGTATTGTCTAAAAACAGAGAGGATGGATTTTATGAGCAAAACGCGAAATACGTTAAGAGCTACAAGTATTAAAGGTTGGTTTGAAATGACCAGGGAAACGTGTCCCATATGTTCTCATACAGGGGGTTGTATGATCAACACGAATGGAGATGCAGTAGCCTGTATCAGAATTGAGAGTGAAAAACCATTCTCAAAGAACTCTGCTTGTCCTTCATGGTTACATTGGCTGAAGAGAAACGAAAAAAAGCAAATTACGACTGAAAACATTCAGCAAGAGAATAGTGAAAAAAAACTATCATCTGATTCATTGGATACTATATACCGAAGTCTTTTAGTTAATACGGAATTGAGTAATGATCACTATAATCATCTTTCAGGTAAAGATAGGGGACTAAGTGATGAGCAAATACGAATTAGAGAATATAAGTCTTTCCCTGAGAAACCTTGGAATTGTGCAAGGCTAATTGAAAAATCAATAGGTCTAAAGGATTTCACAGGGGTCCCAGGATTTTATTTAGCAAAAGGGAGAAATGGTGGTTCTTATTGGAATGTATCAGGGCCAAAGGGCATTCTTATTCCTTTTAGGAACAATAAAAATGAAATAGAGGGATTTCAAATAAGGATTGATAACCCACCAAATGAAATAAAACTGAAAAAGAGAGATGAATTACTGCACGCAGAAGTAAAAAGGCAGCCAAATATTGTTCAAGTATCGTATGAGGGAGAAATTTTAATGGAGAAGGAGTTTACCCTCGATGAAAATGTAACTATCTATCATGAGAATAATATTATTGGATGGGTGACGTTAACTAAGGGGCAACGTTATTTTTGGTTGTCTTCAGCCAATAAGCCTAAAGGTACGATAAGTGGACTGCCTGCCCCTGTACACGTATCCGTTCCTTCATCAGAGTTAAAGGATTGGTCCGTTGGGGAATTACGAAGAGCAAAAAGTGTTTGGCTAGGAGAAGGACCACTCAAGCAGGATATAGCCATTGATAAAATTGTTCAGGTTTATGATAAGGAGGAACTTTCTGACGTTGGGACCACAATGTTAGGACTGCCTGGAGTAGGGAGCTGGCGTTTAGCAATCCCTATATTAAAAGAAATGGGAGCAGAAAGAGTTAATATTTGCTACGATATGGATTCTGTTTCTAATGTGTATGTTCAGAAGCATTTAAAAGAATGTATTAAGGGTCTCAGAAATGAAGGTCTGCAAGTATATATCTCTTTATGGGATGGAAAGAAGGATGGCAAAGGCATAGACGATCTTTTAATTAATAAAAGTTTCCCGGAGCTGAGAAGATTAGTCTAAATGTGTTTGGTTATTAAGAAGCCAAGAAAAGTAAAATTTTCTTGGCTTTTTTTTTGCCCTAATTTTAGTTATTGTATCTTTTAAAACACTAGATAATGAAATCGTTATATCCTCCTTAAGAATAACAAATACCCATAGAACCTATTTCAAATTATTGTTAAAATAGGGGAGAATTTGAAGGGTGAGGTGTTTTTTTGAAGAGACTTATAAGATTGTTAATTGCTTTTATCATTCTTACATTGCTTTGGTATCTGGGAGATTTAAGTCAAAATTATAAAATTCAAAATGGAGCATCCACAAAAGAAGGAATTCTTATAAAGAGAAATGATCAGTTCTACCTTGTCTCTAACAGAGATATTACAAGTCAAGAAATCGAAGTTCTTTCGATAAAGGAATTAACACAAGAATATTCCTCTGAGATAGTAAAGCTAGATTTGAGTAATGCAATTATTAAAAATGTAAAATCAGGTGATAGAGTAGTAATTTGGTATACAGAAACAGTGGAATCTTACCCAGGGAGAATAATAGTTTTAAAAATTGAAAAAGTGTGAATATTTTACTATTTTAATTATAATATACCAATTTTTCCTCTTATTGTGTTATATTAAACCTAAATATGTCAAAAGGAGGAAAATATGAAAAAATATTACTTCTTTTTGCTTTTAGTTTTGGGTTTGATTCTGATGCCAGTGACTTCCTTAGCAAATGATAAGGAGTCTAAAAATGTTCACCCTAATGATATGGTGAATTCAAAAGGTGAAGTTATTAAGTATGAAGATTACAAGAAATACTTAGAAAATTCATCTACTCTAGAACAGAACACGTCTTTTAATGGTTCAGGAAAAGTTCTTCCTGAAAGAGATCTGCCTGACTTTAAGAAAGATAAGCCTTATAAAAGTGTATCCCCTTTTAATTTTGAAAAATCATATGCACCTAATGTAGTAATTGGTCAAGATGGAAGGAAAGTAGTAACTGATACCTCGGTCAATCCATACAGGCAAATCACTTATATTGAATTGGATTGGGGTGATTCTTGGGGATGGTGTTCAGGTACACTAATAGGAAAGGACACTGTTTTGACAAATGGACACTGTGTGGTTGATCCTAGTAAACAGAAAGGGATAACCAGCGGGTACGTTATTCCAGGATTAAATGAAAATCATTACAGTTACGGTGCCTACCAAGTAGTCGATTATTTTGTGCCAAGCCATTGGATAAATAATGGTTCTAGTACACATGACTATGCGGTACTTAAATTAGCTCCTTATATGGGGCAAAATGCAGGTGACGTTGCTGGTTATAGACCTATTAAGCAAGTAAATAATGTTGTAAATCAATCTATAAAACTATATGGGTACCCACAAGATCGTATTGATTCAACAGGAAGGGTTTCCCAATGGGGAATGTCTGGAAGTATTGGAAGAGAGGACACTGCTTTAGCCTTTTATCAAATAGACACATATAGAGGGCAATCTGGTTCTGCATTATTAAATAGTTCGAACGAGATTATTGGTGTCCATAGAGGTTCTTATGGATTCAGTGATGGTAAAACATACAATGGGGGACCCAAAATGACAAAACCTGTATATGATTTCATAAAAGCCGCCCAAAGATAGCCATTTAACACTCCCTAATAGGGGGTGTTTTTTAATACTATAAAGTCATCTCGAAAATAGTTCTAAAAAAAGATTGATTAATCAGTGGCTTTTATATAAAATTGACCTTGTAGAAAAGAAAAATATTCAAATCATCTAATTTAATAACATAAATGGGAAAAACCCACTAATTATACAAAGGAGAATACTTAGTATTCTCAAAGCTTTGTGTACTTAGTGGGTTTTTTGCGTTTAAAAATCCAAAATATCAATGGAGGTGCAAACAAAGAGAATGAAAAGGATTAAGAAATTATTACTTATCGTAACAATGGCAACTATCGCATTCTTAGGTATAAGTACGTTGGAGAATGTAGTAAATCCACAGGTTGCAGAGGCAAGTGCAGGAAAAGCCTTTAAAGACGGCGCTGGTATTACAAGTTCTAAAGATAGTGCTACAGCAACCAAAGATATTACTAAGGACTTGAACAAGATTGTAATTCTAGTCATCACCATTGCAGGTCTATGGAGTATTTTATGGCTTGTTATTGGAGGCATGATGCTGCAAGGATCTTCCGGTAACCCTCAGAAACGGTCTGGTGCTATTGGTTGCTTGGTCTGTACCGGTGTTGGAATTGTAATTATCGTAAAAGCCTATGATATCGCCGGTTACATGGCAGGACTAGGAACATAACCATATGCAAACCTTATATCCCCTCTTTCCTTATGAGAGAGGGGCCCTTTTTTATCTGGGATAGGAGGAACTCTAAAAAATGAGAAAAGAAATTGTACCAATAGATATGGCAAGTGAACAAAAAGAATTTATGGGGTTAGTTAGTAAACGACAAGTGCTCTACCTTCTGTTAGGTGGTTATGCCATATACAGTTATGCCCCTAAAGTCTTTCCTTTGGTCGGAAACTGGATGGTGGGCGTCATCCTTACGATTGTCTCTATTCTTCCGACAGCGGTCATAATAGGCATGCTTGCTTTTTACAAAATTGAAAAATATCACATGTACTTAGATAGATATCTATTAACAAAATTACAGTATAAGCACCAATTGGGGAATTGGAGCAAATACAAAAAAAATCTGATTGAAAAGGATGATATGTATTAATGGGCATTTTCATAATACTAGCTGCTGGATTAGGGTTATGGGTTTTTTATCGGGTCATGATTAAAGAGCCCATTTTTCCTTGGATGGAAAAGAAAAACAATGGCCCAACTCCTTACAAAGCTAAAAGTGGGAAAAAGAAGGGTCTTGAGTATGAAGAGGAAGAAGAGCCTGAGCCTTTCCAAGAACTTTTTTCAGACATTCGTGAAATCAGTAATCATATGATTCGCTTCAATAACAACAAATTTGTAATGGTTTTTGAAGTAGATCCATGCAATTACTTCCTACTTAGTCAAGATGAGCAGGAACAAATAGATATCTCATTTGAAACCTGGCTATCTCAAATAAGTTACAACGTTCAATTCTATCTTCAGTCTCGCTATGTCGATCTTAGTGAACCTATTGAAAACATGAAGAAGTCAATGGAAGAAGATGAGGGTCTAAATGAACATGCTTACGAGTATGGTAAGTCCCTTGTCAATAACCTATTGGATTGGCAACGTTCTACGCCTCGTTACGAAACGAAAATGTTCCTTACAACCTCCATGATTATAAACGAAAAAGACATTAGAGCTGAGGATGCAGAGGAGCTTGAAGAAAAATTAGTAGATAAGGCATTCGCTGAACTGTACAGAAGGTTCGGTACTGCAAAGAATGCTTTAAGGAAAGCGGACATGGACGTACAGTTGCTCACTAGTGATGGAATAGCACAAACACTTTACTACGCATTTAACCGGAGGAAAGCTGTTACGAACAAGTTTAAGGACCTGGGTCTAAAAGAAATGCTTGCGCTTTATTGCACCGCTGATCAAAGCCAGAATCGAATTGAAGCAGTAAAGGAGAGAATTGACAATGAGCAAAAAGACAAAGAAAAAGTCGTTCAAGAAGAATCGCAAGCAAGTTGATGAAGAGGTTGAAGCATTAAATATACCAACGCAAGAAGAAGTAAAGCCTGACCTATGGGACATTATCTCTCCTGATGGAGTTTCAATCCAGAAAGAATTTTATGATCATGGAATTATTAAGCAGGCTCTTGGATCAAAAACTTATTTTCGCCCATTTTATATACCTCGTGAGGGATACCCGAGGAAGATGCAGACCAATTGGTTAAATTCACTTACTTCGAGCGGAGAAGTGGACGTTTTAATTGATGTAAACAAAATTAAAAAAAATGAAGCTTTAACCATGCTGCAGAAACAAATCACCATGCTAAAGTCCAATTTATCTTTCCAGCGCAAAAGAGGAAACATTGATCAAGAGCATGAACTTCAAACGAAGATTATGGACACTGAGCAATTAATGGGGGAAACCCAGTTTTCGGAGAATGATAGTTACCTAGTGGGGGTTCTTGGAAACCTCTATGCGCAAAGCGAGAAAGAATTAGATAAGTACAGTGAATATGTTGAAGATGAAATGTCCGGCCAGTTCTTCAAAGTAGCTTCTACGTGGAGTCGAGTAAAAAAAGGGTTCCGCTCGGTGTTACCTATAGGTGTAAATGAGATCCCAGACTCATACCGGAATATTGATCGGCGCGCCTTGAGTACATATTCGCCGTTTATAAGTGGGAGCGGTAAATTCAATGGTGGAATTCCGATTGGAAACAATAAAATCACTGGTCAGAAAGAATTTTATAATGCTTTTGGAACTGATGAATTCCGTCCAGATAATTATAATGCTGCAGTATTCGGTACATCAGGATCTGGGAAGTCATTGTTACTTAAGCTCATGATTGCTCGAGAAATGATTGGGATGGGTATGCATCAAGCGATTATAGATGTTGAAAATGAATTCTCAAAACTGACAAAGCGACTTGGCGGGCTCAACCTGGACATCTCAGAAGAATCATTAATCGTCATTAACCCTTTGGCTATAAATTTTTCGGATATCCCTCTCGATGATGATGATGAGGAATTAGAGACCTTAGAAGAGCATGATGACAAAATCATTGTTGAAAAAGAGGATGGCAAGAAATATATCCGTTTTATTGCTATTCGTGAAAAAGTAGGAGAAATCATTGAGTTTTTCGATATTGTTTCCAGAGGGAAGAACCTGGAAGGAGAAGGGCTTAACGTCTTTGAAAAAAACTACATCGAAGAAGCTATGTACAACATTCTTGAAAGGAT is drawn from Rossellomorea marisflavi and contains these coding sequences:
- a CDS encoding DUF4258 domain-containing protein — translated: MRIGVHTYNQMVKRGYSRGDLVSCIMSGKIHEVQMGFNRRINQVARTYVLTGIDTSQNPIVVVLSEEGENHFSVVTVMPPTDQSRFIDCIV
- a CDS encoding trypsin-like serine peptidase; the encoded protein is MKKYYFFLLLVLGLILMPVTSLANDKESKNVHPNDMVNSKGEVIKYEDYKKYLENSSTLEQNTSFNGSGKVLPERDLPDFKKDKPYKSVSPFNFEKSYAPNVVIGQDGRKVVTDTSVNPYRQITYIELDWGDSWGWCSGTLIGKDTVLTNGHCVVDPSKQKGITSGYVIPGLNENHYSYGAYQVVDYFVPSHWINNGSSTHDYAVLKLAPYMGQNAGDVAGYRPIKQVNNVVNQSIKLYGYPQDRIDSTGRVSQWGMSGSIGREDTALAFYQIDTYRGQSGSALLNSSNEIIGVHRGSYGFSDGKTYNGGPKMTKPVYDFIKAAQR
- a CDS encoding VirB4 family type IV secretion system protein, whose translation is MSKKTKKKSFKKNRKQVDEEVEALNIPTQEEVKPDLWDIISPDGVSIQKEFYDHGIIKQALGSKTYFRPFYIPREGYPRKMQTNWLNSLTSSGEVDVLIDVNKIKKNEALTMLQKQITMLKSNLSFQRKRGNIDQEHELQTKIMDTEQLMGETQFSENDSYLVGVLGNLYAQSEKELDKYSEYVEDEMSGQFFKVASTWSRVKKGFRSVLPIGVNEIPDSYRNIDRRALSTYSPFISGSGKFNGGIPIGNNKITGQKEFYNAFGTDEFRPDNYNAAVFGTSGSGKSLLLKLMIAREMIGMGMHQAIIDVENEFSKLTKRLGGLNLDISEESLIVINPLAINFSDIPLDDDDEELETLEEHDDKIIVEKEDGKKYIRFIAIREKVGEIIEFFDIVSRGKNLEGEGLNVFEKNYIEEAMYNILERMGITSHPDSLFEYKPKEVDGQIIQSRSRKSEPTITDIYNYLIGKYVNEPKAERIIAVIKPYLRTGSKPIFDGQTFLGRGVTTELHKARLINFNISKMEQGGLREIAYHVILTFLWEHFIKNIENANKKKIVYADEAWQLVDYEATVDFLERMARRSRKRNAGLRIASQDFVRILESRKARGILQNTYTFIFLKQNKIDLKSIKDNFDLSEGELGILFKNPDKGEGILRHGKSSVWLRTDPSDDELVFVESNSAVLDELMRKKKMQQH
- a CDS encoding PrgI family protein, which codes for MRKEIVPIDMASEQKEFMGLVSKRQVLYLLLGGYAIYSYAPKVFPLVGNWMVGVILTIVSILPTAVIIGMLAFYKIEKYHMYLDRYLLTKLQYKHQLGNWSKYKKNLIEKDDMY
- a CDS encoding DUF3221 domain-containing protein — protein: MKRLIRLLIAFIILTLLWYLGDLSQNYKIQNGASTKEGILIKRNDQFYLVSNRDITSQEIEVLSIKELTQEYSSEIVKLDLSNAIIKNVKSGDRVVIWYTETVESYPGRIIVLKIEKV
- a CDS encoding DUF3854 domain-containing protein, which codes for MINTNGDAVACIRIESEKPFSKNSACPSWLHWLKRNEKKQITTENIQQENSEKKLSSDSLDTIYRSLLVNTELSNDHYNHLSGKDRGLSDEQIRIREYKSFPEKPWNCARLIEKSIGLKDFTGVPGFYLAKGRNGGSYWNVSGPKGILIPFRNNKNEIEGFQIRIDNPPNEIKLKKRDELLHAEVKRQPNIVQVSYEGEILMEKEFTLDENVTIYHENNIIGWVTLTKGQRYFWLSSANKPKGTISGLPAPVHVSVPSSELKDWSVGELRRAKSVWLGEGPLKQDIAIDKIVQVYDKEELSDVGTTMLGLPGVGSWRLAIPILKEMGAERVNICYDMDSVSNVYVQKHLKECIKGLRNEGLQVYISLWDGKKDGKGIDDLLINKSFPELRRLV